One window from the genome of Lysobacter helvus encodes:
- a CDS encoding YhdP family protein, whose protein sequence is MPTPLRRRLRHARRFFGYGALVVVVLVALLVGIANQLLPLAERNPQRVAAWLSERAGRPVHFSALDTEWTRRGPVLRLDDLRIGEGASSFLVGDTEMLVSLYAGLLPGRTFTELRLRGLDITVQRDDDGQWSVRGLPGQQQTTEGDPFAALERLGELQVIGGRLHVVAPSLSIDATVPRIDLRLRVEGDRIRSGLRAWMRPNVSPLDATLDFDRKQGDGRAYAGAQKADLAVWAPLLKLMGVQAQAGRGRAAAWATLRDHRVADVTFQAALDAVALQGARIDGMATPPRARFDHVDAFARFRHTGGGDWRFDAPRLRLETQGNRQVLDGLVMGGGRRFGMAAERIDAGPLLQVAALSDRMDAGLRRWVVQSKPNATLEHIEVAGAHGVLRANARISALAFAPVGNSPGLSGLGGSFVADADGFVFDADSSAQMDFWWPAGFGVHHPATLRGKIAGWREGAGWRVGTDALKVTGSDFGVLARGGLWWQGDGTRPWIDIAADLDDSPVTAARGFLVRHLMADATEHWLDTALLSGTVHGGRAIITGDLDEWPFVHDNGLFRADAELVDMQVKFSPEWPAAEHLHGMASFIGNGFNVVGDHAVLQGVQVSKLAAGIAEYGKAELTVQASGASDASKLVALLQHSPLEKDQGETLDNITASGPAAVTFDMLLPMHPGGGKGRTHGTVDLQGAKLRENRWDLAFDDVRGRADYGDGGFAANALQVQHDGAPGTLALRAGTGFVKDASQAFEGELRANLDAKTLVDRAGNLAWLKPYLDGRSAWTIGVALPKNVGAKDAAPSKLSLRSNLVGTTLSLPAPLRKAAGVALATTVDTDLPMGDGEVRVALGNLAALRARTRGTQTGLRVVLGSNRVDDAPPASGLIATGRAASLDAIDWIALAQGDSNNTKKSGDGLALRHIDLRADRLLLLGGVFPDARLQVSPSATGSTVQVAGPALVGTVEVPSSDKGTISGRFDRAYWRAPPKTVATAATSPEEDPNPISPGSIPPLSFDVADLRLNALALGKATIRTHSTGDGLRFDTAQAQSAKHKLALTGEWSGQGKSARSNIGLRIDSQDFGALLDGLGFGGQLAGGAGTANFDAAWPGAPRDFDARLVDGRLALDVKEGRLLEIEPGAGRVLGLLSLAQLPKRMLLDFRDFYSKGLAFDTVSGHVRLVSGIARTDDLSIDGPAAQIHIHGTADLQAQTFDQTVEVLPRAGNLLTVAGAIAGGPVGAAIGAAANAVLKKPLGQLAAKTYRVTGPWKDPKVEVRKREPQGRASASADESTGG, encoded by the coding sequence ATGCCGACGCCGTTGCGCCGACGCCTCCGCCACGCACGCCGGTTCTTCGGATACGGCGCGCTCGTGGTGGTCGTGCTCGTCGCGCTGCTGGTCGGCATCGCCAACCAGTTGCTGCCGCTGGCCGAACGCAATCCGCAACGCGTCGCCGCGTGGCTGAGCGAGCGCGCGGGGCGGCCCGTGCATTTCTCCGCGCTGGACACGGAATGGACGCGGCGCGGGCCGGTGCTGCGCCTGGACGACCTGCGCATCGGCGAGGGCGCGTCGTCGTTCCTCGTCGGCGATACCGAAATGCTGGTGTCGCTGTATGCCGGCCTGCTGCCGGGCCGCACGTTCACCGAGCTGCGCCTGCGCGGCCTGGACATCACCGTGCAGCGCGACGACGACGGCCAGTGGAGCGTGCGCGGCCTGCCGGGGCAACAGCAGACGACCGAAGGCGATCCGTTCGCCGCGCTCGAACGCCTCGGCGAACTGCAGGTCATCGGCGGGCGATTGCATGTCGTCGCGCCGTCGCTGTCGATCGATGCCACCGTGCCGCGCATCGACCTGCGCCTGCGCGTGGAAGGCGACCGCATCCGCAGCGGCCTGCGCGCGTGGATGCGGCCGAACGTGTCGCCGCTGGATGCCACGCTCGATTTCGACCGCAAGCAGGGCGACGGCCGCGCGTATGCCGGCGCGCAGAAGGCCGACCTCGCCGTGTGGGCGCCGCTGCTGAAACTGATGGGCGTGCAGGCGCAGGCGGGTCGCGGCCGCGCCGCTGCGTGGGCGACGTTGCGCGACCATCGCGTCGCCGATGTCACCTTCCAGGCCGCGCTCGATGCGGTCGCGTTGCAGGGCGCGCGCATCGACGGCATGGCCACGCCGCCGCGCGCGCGCTTCGACCACGTCGATGCCTTCGCGCGATTCCGGCACACGGGCGGCGGCGACTGGCGCTTCGATGCGCCGCGCCTGCGCCTGGAAACACAGGGCAACCGCCAGGTGCTCGATGGCCTGGTGATGGGCGGCGGACGTCGCTTCGGCATGGCCGCCGAACGCATCGATGCCGGCCCGTTGCTGCAGGTCGCCGCGTTGAGCGATCGCATGGACGCGGGCCTGCGTCGCTGGGTCGTGCAATCGAAGCCCAACGCGACGCTCGAACACATCGAAGTCGCCGGCGCACACGGCGTGTTGCGTGCGAATGCGCGCATCTCCGCGCTCGCGTTCGCACCGGTCGGCAACAGTCCGGGCCTGTCGGGCCTGGGCGGCAGCTTCGTCGCCGATGCCGACGGCTTCGTGTTCGATGCCGATTCGTCGGCGCAGATGGATTTCTGGTGGCCCGCCGGGTTCGGCGTGCACCATCCGGCGACGCTGCGCGGCAAGATCGCCGGCTGGCGCGAAGGCGCGGGCTGGCGCGTCGGCACCGACGCGCTGAAGGTCACGGGCTCGGATTTCGGCGTGCTCGCCCGCGGCGGCTTGTGGTGGCAGGGCGACGGCACGCGGCCGTGGATCGACATCGCGGCCGACCTCGATGATTCGCCGGTCACGGCCGCGCGCGGCTTCCTCGTGCGGCACCTGATGGCCGATGCCACCGAACACTGGCTCGATACCGCGCTGCTCAGCGGCACCGTGCACGGCGGGCGCGCGATCATCACCGGCGACCTCGACGAGTGGCCGTTCGTGCACGACAACGGCCTGTTCCGCGCCGATGCCGAACTCGTCGACATGCAAGTGAAGTTCTCGCCCGAGTGGCCCGCGGCCGAACACCTGCACGGGATGGCGAGCTTCATCGGCAACGGGTTCAACGTCGTCGGCGACCACGCGGTGCTGCAGGGCGTGCAAGTCAGCAAACTCGCGGCGGGCATCGCCGAATACGGCAAGGCCGAACTCACCGTGCAGGCGAGCGGCGCAAGCGATGCGTCGAAACTCGTCGCGCTGCTGCAGCACAGTCCGCTCGAGAAGGACCAGGGCGAAACGCTCGACAACATCACCGCCAGCGGTCCGGCCGCGGTCACCTTCGACATGTTGTTGCCGATGCATCCGGGCGGCGGCAAGGGCCGCACGCACGGCACGGTGGACCTGCAGGGCGCGAAGCTGCGCGAGAACCGCTGGGACCTGGCGTTCGACGATGTGCGTGGCCGCGCGGATTACGGCGACGGCGGATTTGCCGCCAATGCCTTGCAGGTGCAGCACGACGGCGCACCCGGCACGCTCGCGTTGCGCGCGGGCACCGGGTTCGTGAAGGACGCGTCGCAAGCGTTCGAAGGCGAACTGCGCGCCAACCTCGATGCGAAGACGCTGGTGGATCGCGCCGGCAATCTTGCTTGGCTGAAGCCTTACCTCGACGGGCGCTCGGCGTGGACGATCGGCGTCGCGCTGCCGAAGAACGTCGGCGCGAAGGACGCCGCGCCGAGCAAGCTGTCGCTGCGCTCCAATCTCGTCGGCACCACGCTCAGCTTGCCCGCGCCCTTGCGCAAGGCTGCGGGCGTCGCGCTGGCGACCACCGTCGACACGGATCTCCCGATGGGCGATGGCGAAGTGCGCGTCGCGCTCGGCAACCTCGCGGCGTTGCGTGCGCGCACGCGCGGCACGCAGACCGGATTGCGCGTGGTGCTCGGCAGCAATCGCGTGGATGACGCACCGCCGGCATCGGGCCTCATTGCAACGGGACGTGCGGCGTCGCTCGATGCGATCGACTGGATCGCATTGGCGCAGGGCGACTCGAACAACACGAAGAAGAGCGGCGACGGCCTCGCGTTGCGGCACATCGACCTGCGCGCCGATCGGTTGTTGCTGCTCGGTGGCGTGTTCCCGGACGCGCGCCTGCAGGTGTCGCCGTCGGCGACCGGCAGCACGGTGCAGGTGGCCGGTCCCGCGCTCGTCGGCACGGTCGAAGTGCCGTCGTCCGACAAGGGCACGATCTCCGGACGCTTCGATCGCGCGTACTGGCGCGCGCCGCCGAAGACGGTTGCGACCGCCGCGACGTCTCCGGAAGAAGATCCCAATCCCATCTCCCCCGGCAGCATCCCGCCGCTGTCGTTCGATGTCGCCGACCTGCGCCTCAACGCGCTCGCGCTCGGCAAGGCGACGATCCGCACGCATTCCACCGGGGACGGCCTGCGCTTCGACACCGCGCAGGCGCAATCGGCGAAGCACAAGCTCGCGCTGACGGGCGAGTGGAGCGGGCAGGGCAAGTCCGCGCGTTCCAACATCGGTCTGCGCATCGACAGCCAGGATTTCGGCGCGTTGCTCGACGGCCTCGGGTTCGGCGGACAACTTGCGGGCGGCGCAGGCACGGCCAACTTCGATGCCGCATGGCCCGGCGCGCCGCGCGACTTCGATGCACGCCTCGTCGACGGCCGCCTCGCGCTCGACGTGAAGGAAGGGCGCCTGCTCGAAATCGAACCCGGCGCGGGCCGCGTGCTCGGCTTGCTGAGCCTGGCGCAGCTGCCCAAGCGCATGCTGCTCGACTTCCGCGATTTCTATTCGAAGGGCCTCGCGTTCGACACCGTCTCCGGCCACGTGCGGCTGGTCTCCGGCATCGCGCGCACCGACGACCTGTCCATCGACGGGCCCGCCGCGCAGATCCACATCCACGGCACCGCCGACCTGCAGGCGCAGACATTCGACCAGACCGTCGAAGTGCTGCCGCGCGCCGGCAACCTCCTCACGGTCGCCGGTGCGATCGCCGGCGGCCCGGTCGGCGCCGCGATCGGCGCGGCTGCCAACGCCGTGCTGAAAAAGCCGCTGGGCCAGCTCGCCGCGAAGACCTATCGCGTCACCGGCCCGTGGAAGGACCCCAAGGTGGAAGTCCGCAAGCGCGAACCGCAAGGCCGCGCGTCCGCATCGGCC